The Ancylobacter sp. SL191 nucleotide sequence CCGTCCGCGTCCACCACGGCGATGCCGAAGGCCGCGGGATCGACATTGGCGAGCTCGGGGATATAGGTCGCCACCTCGCCGCGATCGGGGCGGGCGCGCATCTCCTCAGCGATCTCACGGACGGTCTGGGCGAGGTCGGGCACGGGCGGGGGGATTCCTCAGGCAGCTGGGCAGGGTTTCGGCAGGGCGGCGGACGTCACCGCGTCCTTGCAATAGCCAAGCCGCGCCGCAACCGCCAGCCCGCACGCCGTCGGCGCGACGCGCCGGACGGCTGGCCTCACCCGCACACACTGGCCTGACACTCCACCTCACTGCACTGACAATCCACCGCCCGCGGGCGGTGAAAACCCGGTGTCAGGGCATCGTCAGGCGGCGCACCGCGTCCTGCCAGCCGGCGAGCTTGGCGGTGCGGGTCTCCGGCGCCATGGTCGGCATGAAGCGCCGGTCGAGCCGCCAGCTATCGGCGAAGCGCTCCGGCGCCGGCAGGATTCCGGCTTGAAAACCAGCGAGATAGGCCGCGCCCAGCGCCGTCGTCTCGCGCACCACCGGCCGGTCGACCGGCGCCGCGAGGAGATCCGAGAGGCGCTGCATGGCGAGATTCGAAGCCGCCATGCCGCCATCGACGCGCAGCACGGTCGCCCGCGCCGACGCCTTGCCGCTCGCCTGCTTCCAGTCGGCGCGCATCGCCTCCAGGAGGTCAGAGGTTTGATAACAAACGCTTTCCAGCGCCGCGAGGGCGAATTCCGCCCGCGTGGTGGCTCGCGTCAGGCCGAAGATCGCGCCGCGCACATCCGGGTTCCAGTGCGGCGCGCCGAGGCCGACAAAGGCCGGCACGAGATAGATCTGCTGGGCCGGATCGGCGGTCTCGGCCAGCGCCTCGCTCTCGGCCGACGTGCCGATGATGCCGAGCCCGTCGCGCAGCCACTGCACCGCCGCGCCGGCAACAAAGATAGATCCTTCAAGGGCATAGGTACGCTTGCCGGCGATTTGATAGGCGATGGTGGTGAGCAGCCGGTTGGACGAGGCGACCGGCGTGTCACCGGTGTTGAGCAGAACGAAGCAGCCCGTGCCATAGGTCGACTTGATCATGCCCGGCTGGAAACAGGCCTGGCCGACGGTGGCCGCCTGCTGGTCGCCGGCGATGCCGCCAATGGCAATGGCGCCGCCAAAGAATTCCGGCCGCGTGGTGCCGAAGGCGGCGGCGGAATCCTTCACCTCCGGCAGGATCGAACGCGGCACCCGCAGGAGCGCCAGCATGTCCTCGTCCCATTCGCCGGTGCGGATGTTGAACAGCAGCGTCCGCGCGGCATTGGTCGCATCGGTCGCATGAACCTCGCCGCCGGTAAGCTTCCACAACAGCCAGGAATCGACCGTGCCGAAAGCGAGCTCGCCCCGCTCGGCGCGCGCGCGAGCGCCCGGCACATGGTCGAGGATCCAGCTGATCTTGGTGCCGGAGAAATAGGGGTCGAGGATGAGGCCGGTGCGCTCGCTCACCATCGGCTCATGCCCCTCGGCGCGCAGCTTGGCGCAGAGTTCGGCGGTGCGGCGGTCCTGCCAGACAATGGCCCGGTAGATCGCCGTGCCGGTGCGGCGGTCCCACACCACGGTGGTCTCGCGCTGATTGGTGATGCCGATGGAGGCGATGTCGGCGGCACTCGCGCCGGCCTTGGCGATGGCCTCGCGGCAGGTGGCGAGCGTGGTCTGCCAGAGATCCTCCGCCTCATGCTCGACCCAGCCAGATGCCGGGAAGTGCTGGGGAAACTCCTGCTGCGCCATGGCGGCGATGGAGGTGTCTGGCCGGAACAGGATGGCACGCGAGGACGTCGTGCCCTGATCGATCGCAAGCAGATAGGAACTCATGACGTCACCTCGAAGGCTGCGGGCGCATCGGAGCCCGGCGCCTGCCGACGCGCAAGGGGGCGGCAGCAAGCGAGCCGGCACGCAGGGCGGCACCATCTGCCATGATCGGAAGGAAAAGTCGCGGGAGAGCCCGCCCTAAAAGGCGGCGCCCTCTCCCCATGCGGGGAGAGGGCGTGCGTCACGTCAGACGGCTCAGTTCTTGGTCGGCGGGGTAGCCGGCCAGGACTTGATGAGGGCGTCGTAGTCGATGGTCTCGCCCTTGGGCTTTTCGTTGGCGAGCTTGGGCTGGGGGGCGAGGTTGCCTTCCTTCTTGGCGAGCTCGACCCAGTACTCCATCGGCTTCTTGGCGTTCAGCTTCGGGCCACATTCGCCCTGCACGCCGGAACGCTCCAGGCGCTCCATCACCGAGTCCTGCGCCGCCGCCAGCGCGTCCATCGCCGCCTGCGGGGTCTTGGCGCCGGACGAAGCGTCACCGATGTTCTGCCACCACAGCTGGGCGAGCTTGGGGTAGTCCGGCACGTTCGAGCCGGTCGGCGACCACTGCACGCGCGCCGGCGAGCGGTAGAACTCGACGAGGCCGCCGAGCTTGGGCGCCCGCTCGGTCATCGCCGGCGACCAGATATCGCTCTCACGGATGAAGGTCAGGCCCACCATGCTCTTCTTCAGCGACACGGTCTTCGACGTCACGAACTGGGCGTAGAGCCAGGCCGCCTTGCGCCGGTCCACCGGGGTGGACTTCAACAGCGTCCAGGAACCCACGTCCTGGTAGCCGAGCTTCATGCCGTCCTTCCAGTAGGCGCCCTTCGGCGAGGGGGCCATGCGCCATTTCGGCGTGCCGTCGGCGTTCATCACCGGCAGGCCGGGCTTCACC carries:
- the glpK gene encoding glycerol kinase GlpK; this translates as MSSYLLAIDQGTTSSRAILFRPDTSIAAMAQQEFPQHFPASGWVEHEAEDLWQTTLATCREAIAKAGASAADIASIGITNQRETTVVWDRRTGTAIYRAIVWQDRRTAELCAKLRAEGHEPMVSERTGLILDPYFSGTKISWILDHVPGARARAERGELAFGTVDSWLLWKLTGGEVHATDATNAARTLLFNIRTGEWDEDMLALLRVPRSILPEVKDSAAAFGTTRPEFFGGAIAIGGIAGDQQAATVGQACFQPGMIKSTYGTGCFVLLNTGDTPVASSNRLLTTIAYQIAGKRTYALEGSIFVAGAAVQWLRDGLGIIGTSAESEALAETADPAQQIYLVPAFVGLGAPHWNPDVRGAIFGLTRATTRAEFALAALESVCYQTSDLLEAMRADWKQASGKASARATVLRVDGGMAASNLAMQRLSDLLAAPVDRPVVRETTALGAAYLAGFQAGILPAPERFADSWRLDRRFMPTMAPETRTAKLAGWQDAVRRLTMP